In Zygosaccharomyces rouxii strain CBS732 chromosome E complete sequence, the DNA window CACATTAATGAACTAATGCCCGAAGGAGCAAATACTTTTAACTTATATGATATTATTGATCAAACGCCACCGACTGGACTTACAGACGATATTGATAAAGAGAGTAATGGTGAAAACGACCAACATACGGCACCTAGTACATTTGCCTTTAATGCCTCCACGTTCGATACTATGTTAGAAGTGCTACCTGACGATGTGGGTCTTAACATTCCAGCTTTCTCTGGTGCGGAATCTGTCCCAGATTCTGATGGCAAACGTCAAACTTCAAAAGAtattaatgatgatgatattcaAGGGATAACAAATTCCAATCTTGGCATGGAAGGCTTAGATGATACTAATTTACAATCACATATGGATCTAATGCCACCAACTCGACCTATCGATATTGCATCTAATCAGTTAAGTGGTGAAATTGCTCCTCTATGGGATTTCAAGATGGAAGATTTTATGATGACACCAGCTCCAGGCGACTTCAACTCAAGTGCACCAAACAGTTTTAATTCTAATAGGCATTTCCTTCAATCGGAGTCTGCTCCTACCGGTCAACATGGATCATTCAATGGTTTTGGTAGTACGGGATTCAATCTTACCCAAACATTGGGAATGGGGATGCCACAGCACCATTTTAATTATAATCAATCTACTTCGTCTTCTCCCAAGACTGGAACTAATCATTttaacaatagtaatacCAATGgcaataataattataatCATAACACCGACGATAACGTTACCTTTAATACACCACAGCGGGAGAATAGCTTCAGTCAAAGACATTCCATTGGGTCTAGGAAACCCTCAAATCAATTTAGTAAAACGGTTCACACAGAGGATGGTGGTATAGCATTAAGCTCCAGTACAACTACGAATTCTGTTaagaaaaattcattggtaAGACAAGTATCGTCAACCTCATTATCGAACTATAAAAGGGGGTCGAGTTCTGGAATTCCTGATCTGCCGAAAAAACCTCCGATACAGTGTTACAACTGTAAGACCAATAAGACGCCGTTGTGGAGACGTGATGCTCAAGGGAATACGATGTGTAATGCTTGTGgcctttttcaaaaattacaCGGTACAATGAGGCCCTTATCCTTGAAATCAGACGTTATTAAGAAGAGAaatacaaagaaaagaactgagaaggaaaaacaATCACAGGAGCATGGTAATCAATctaataatactaatactaataataataataataatactaataataataatacaaagAATTCCAGGCAATCTACGAGGAAAAATGCAAGGGGTTCAATCCATGGCAATAACGACAgtggtggtgttggtggATTTCCAGTATTAACACAATCTATTACCGTACCTGTAACAAGTTTCGAAACGGGTGTAGCAGGGAGTCCAATTGTGTCGTCTTTGGAAAATAGATCACAACAATTGCAAGCATCATCTCAAGCATCATCTCAAGCTCAATCTCAATCTCAATACGAAAGGCAGCAGAATGTTACCACTGAAAGTTTGAACCCCTACAACTTAATGGAtcataataaaaaaatggCTAGTTCCAACACTCAATGTTCTCGTAAATCGAGAAGAAGCAGTACGTCTTCCAATAATTCTAGTTCAAGTAAATCTTTTTCCAGATCTGTGGTACCGATTTTGCCAAAACCTTCACCGGGGGCTCCGCAATTTAACGTTAATTACAATGGGTCTAGTAGTGCTGGAAAT includes these proteins:
- the GLN3 gene encoding nitrogen-responsive transcriptional regulator GLN3 (some similarities with uniprot|P18494 Saccharomyces cerevisiae YER040W GLN3 Transcriptional activator of genes regulated by nitrogen catabolite repression (NCR) localization and activity regulated by quality of nitrogen source), yielding MPEGANTFNLYDIIDQTPPTGLTDDIDKESNGENDQHTAPSTFAFNASTFDTMLEVLPDDVGLNIPAFSGAESVPDSDGKRQTSKDINDDDIQGITNSNLGMEGLDDTNLQSHMDLMPPTRPIDIASNQLSGEIAPLWDFKMEDFMMTPAPGDFNSSAPNSFNSNRHFLQSESAPTGQHGSFNGFGSTGFNLTQTLGMGMPQHHFNYNQSTSSSPKTGTNHFNNSNTNGNNNYNHNTDDNVTFNTPQRENSFSQRHSIGSRKPSNQFSKTVHTEDGGIALSSSTTTNSVKKNSLVRQVSSTSLSNYKRGSSSGIPDLPKKPPIQCYNCKTNKTPLWRRDAQGNTMCNACGLFQKLHGTMRPLSLKSDVIKKRNTKKRTEKEKQSQEHGNQSNNTNTNNNNNNTNNNNTKNSRQSTRKNARGSIHGNNDSGGVGGFPVLTQSITVPVTSFETGVAGSPIVSSLENRSQQLQASSQASSQAQSQSQYERQQNVTTESLNPYNLMDHNKKMASSNTQCSRKSRRSSTSSNNSSSSKSFSRSVVPILPKPSPGAPQFNVNYNGSSSAGNSAASSPRVFAAGCNPESPMNSCQQTASSNSASKTGISIPRPKSSRNYSSSSSFMAASLHQLQQQHQKQEQPQQHQQSPNVQMGSGGFSMPNSWNSGSQTSIGYSPNSTRSPKGGFDFVGSPVDSSGPGTRTGSRKSHTSLLSQQLQNSALYNEEMAHQQGQSEAHTPNVPQSNGSSNVGTPQPVPLGRNSVTASPRNSYADSLLQQRGMKDELGSSFRRQNSVWARKNVSLKEHVISSNAEATVCSNPNILAATPTVSTTASPAASGETSTEAHKNITDELDWLKFKM